In the Lentimicrobiaceae bacterium genome, GTCCTTCAGCATCACGTTGTAGCGCGGACGATACTCTTTAATCAGCGTATTTTCAAGCAAAAGCGCATCGTGTTCGGTATTTACTACGATGTATTGAATATCTGCAATTTTGGAAACCAGAGTCCTGACTTTCCCACTAAGGGAAGCATCCTTGTTGAAGTAAGACGAAACCCTCTTTTTTAGATTTTTGGCTTTGCCTACGTAAATGATTTTCCCGTCTTTATCAAAATACTGATACACTCCGGGTTTCCCCGGCAGGATTTTTACAATTTGTGCAATATGTTCAGAATAATTGCTCACCAATATTTTTAACTATTGAATTCTTTATTTCTGAACCACCTTTAAAACCCAGACATGCTTTCCTGCTTTTTCCAACTTTTCAGGAATAGTCAGTTGAATACCTTGAGGTAATATTTTGTATTTCAAATTTGTGTTGCTTCCCAACATTTTCACTGAACATTTTTTACCTAAAGAAAGATTTTTAAGCGTTACCGGTTCTTTTGGAAAACTGAAGAAGAAAATATACGTTGTGCTACCGTCCTTGCTTTGGGTGAAACGGATATTGTCGCCTACGCCAAAGACTTTGTACATACGGGTTTTGTAAATGGCTTCTCCGTTTATTTTCATCCAGTTGCCGATTTCTTTTAAGCGGTCATAAGCCACCGGGTCAAGCTCGCCGTCGGGGCCGGGACCGATATTCAGTAAAAAGTTTCCGCCCTTGCTTACGATGTCCACCAGCTTTTTGATCAGTTCATCTGCCGGCTTGTAAACATCGTTTGGTACATAGCTCCAACTGGTTGCCATCGTCATGCAGGTTTCCCAGGGATAAGGCAGTCCATTTCCGGGTATTTCCTGTTCGGGAGTCAGATAGTTTTGATACATCCCCGGTACAGCACGGTCAACAACAATTAATCCGGGTTGTTTTTCACGGGCTTTTTTAACGATTCCGGCAATGTCAACATCCTGGCTTTGCGGATTGCGGAACCAGCGGCTGTTTTCGCAGGTATCAGTCAGTTCTTTTATCAGAACGTCTCTTGTTTTCTTCTGCACCCAGCCACCATCCAGCCAGAGGATGTCCACCTTGCCATAATCACTCATGAGTTCATCAATCTGGTTATGGGTATAATCCACAAACTTTTGCCAGCGGTCGGGATGTTTGGTAATGGAATAGTTGCAGTTCCGGTCCACGGCAGGGAAATATTTCCACCAATAATAATCGCTGTGCCAATCGGGTTTGGAAAAATAAGCGCCTATCCAGAAGTTTTCTTTCCGGAAGGCAGAAAAGACTTCCTTCACCACGTTGCTACGTGGATTTA is a window encoding:
- a CDS encoding alpha-L-fucosidase translates to MWKFSLIGILLFTLSFKTYAQHQEYVPDPAIQQRLEDWQDLKFGLLMHWGTYSQWGIVESWSICPEDVSWAAGGRKKEFSVNYNDYVKKYEQLQTTFNPVKFNPEKWAIAAKEAGMKYLVFTTKHHDGFCMFDSKYTDYKITDTKTPFSVNPRSNVVKEVFSAFRKENFWIGAYFSKPDWHSDYYWWKYFPAVDRNCNYSITKHPDRWQKFVDYTHNQIDELMSDYGKVDILWLDGGWVQKKTRDVLIKELTDTCENSRWFRNPQSQDVDIAGIVKKAREKQPGLIVVDRAVPGMYQNYLTPEQEIPGNGLPYPWETCMTMATSWSYVPNDVYKPADELIKKLVDIVSKGGNFLLNIGPGPDGELDPVAYDRLKEIGNWMKINGEAIYKTRMYKVFGVGDNIRFTQSKDGSTTYIFFFSFPKEPVTLKNLSLGKKCSVKMLGSNTNLKYKILPQGIQLTIPEKLEKAGKHVWVLKVVQK